AATGGGATTATATGAGAAAAGTGACTAAATTGATCTTGCTTAGGGAGTCCACTATTGGTCATCTATGCCAAGGTTGTCAGTGacagaaaaaaaagtctaatATATCTATAGTAGCATGATAAAAAAGCTGGAAACAAAGTGAATTTGTTcaaggaatggctgaagaaaatgTGGTATCTGAAAGTAGTGTGTTATTATTGTGCAGTAAGGAAAGAGAGGCTATATGGTTTAGTGGAGGTTCATAAAGGCTAGTCTAGGAGacgggaaaacctgagttcagtttctgcctctgacatttaatgGGCTGTGCAGCTGCAGGCAAATCTCTCAACTTTTGAGAACTCCTGGAAGTCCACTAAGATTCTTAGTTATAGAGGAATTATTGATCTACTTTAATGAAGGGAGTTTCCCCACCAGAGAGTTCTctaaactaatgaaatcacagaaatgaaaattattaggAATTGACAGAAACaagggaagatttgtatgaagtgatgcagaacaAAGAAAGACCAGGAAAACAATGCATATAATtacaacaataatataaatgaaaaatgatattaaaagaCAACAGAATTTAGATCAAACACAATGCTCAGTGCATGATTCCTGATGACTGATGCTGGAATACACCTCCTCCTTTTTGTGAAGAGGTGATGGTCTCTAGATGTCCATTGGTATATTCTGTGTCAGTTGGCATCTTGGTCCTGGTTCCTCAGCTAGACAGCTTTGCTTTATGTAAGTGAATCCAGTTGGGGAGTGAGGGAGGGTGGAATTTGTTGGGAAGAGATTGTGGTTTAAAAAGACAAATGCCTCAGTAGAGCACTTTTTGACATataaaaaaaggggaagagggaTCAGAGTTGATGATCTTTaatccttctacctctaaatgcTTTATTTTGATGATAGACAAAGCTTAATGGAGAGGGCCTTCTGAGAACTGATTGTATCTTGGGAGTTGTTACTCTGTCCTGCATGATATCAAAATACGGTCAGAATTTTAGGAGATTTGCACTTAAATGTTTTGTTGAGGGATGACTTGGGTGATAGATGCTATGGGGAAATAGCCTTTGGCCCTGTTCTGTCATAGCCCACAACTTAAGGGCTCAGAGACTAGGGAATTGCCAAATGGCCCATGGAGAACAGCCCATCAGGATAAGAAAGAAGGACTCTTAACCTTGTTGGGCCTTCTCTCATCTATACAACAAGAGGTTTGGACTAGCTAATTTACTCTAAGGTTCCAACCAGCTCAAACTCTATGATTTTATAATCTATGCCTTATtcagtttaaaaagagaaaaaaaaagccccaaaggACAGAAATTTATTGTGGGGTCTTTTGGCCTTTTCTACTTCCCAGATTCTGACTTCTAAATGGGTGACAAGTTTAGGCCAGAGAAAATAAGGCCACAATCCCAAAATGGCCCTAATCATTGGTTCCTCAATCCTATCAGTGGCTTAGAACCTCAAAAAAGCAACAGGGAGAGCATGTCAAACTGGGATAGGCAAAAGAGGGATTGGGGGGAAATGGTGGCACTTGTGGTTGAAACCTGGCTAACAGAGTCTTTCCTAGGAATCCAGCTCCTTTTCTCTTAGTTATTGGTCTTTGTGCATCTGGAATTCAGGCATGCTCCAGACCCTAGGAGTGGGATGGATGTCCCGTTCCACATCCTCTGAGATGGTCCTGATGTCACTGGCGAAAGGAAAGATGCGGGAACGGGTCCTAAAAGTGGTCAGGGAGAGGGTGCCCCGGGGTCGAGTGTTCCATTGTTTGGTCAGCTTCCTAAcagcctcctcctccttcatcttCTCCAAGACTTCCTGGAGGACTGAACGGAAGAGCTGGGACACCTCATGGACTTCTGGATCGTACTCAGCGATGAGCTGCCGGAACCTAAGAGATGGAGGACAGGAGATATTGTGTAAGATTCCACTTTGTACATATTTCATAGCCTACACTGAATCTGTTGATAAATTCCTTCTCATTCCTCTTCCTTGGCCTCTTCATGGAGGGAATACTCCAATTCCAATTTCTCCCAAGGAAGACTCTGTGTGTGTACAAGTGAGTTTGTGTGTGCTTTCGTGAATCACAGCATAGTGAAAGGCTGTCATACAAAGGAGAGTTTAGTCTTCTTGATCTAAGGGGTAGAGCTAGGAACAAGAGATGGAAATAATGGAGGCAGGTTTTAGTTGGAGGTAAGGAAACACGTGAATAATTCATGAAATGTGCTGCCTTGAGAGGCAGTGGATTTCCCCCTACTGTAGCACTCCAACTGAAGCTTGGATGACTATTTGTTATTAGAAGGACTACTgaggggcatctagatggctcagtggatagagcgccagaccTTGAGATAGCAAGTTCTGTgttcaactttggcctcagatacttcctaactgtgtgatcctgggcaagtcacttaactccaactgcatagcccttactgctcttctgcatccttagtattgatcctaagttggagggtaaaggtttttaatttataaagtgtttttaaaaggacTACTGGgtgatgaggaaatcaaaggaaCAGGCATATCAGGATAGTGGGAATATTAGTTCTGAAATCAAAAGATCTAGTTTCATACCTactctctgccacttactacctgtggggtcttaggaaagtcacttaaatttccctagaccttagttttctcatctgtaagggTTACAGAagcaagggaaggaagggagatggagagaaaataagtgattaattgatgacatttatttattttctttttaaacccttgtacttcggtgtattgtctcataggtggaagattggtaagggtgggcaatgggggtcaagtgacttgcccagggtcacacagctagtacccacatttatttttaagagagGGGCTTGGACCAGATGGCTTatgaaattctttcctttccttggagtcagaagtcctgaGCCTATTTCCTGGCTCTGGCATCTTCTACTGCctttgagaccttgggcaagtcacttaatttctcagtgcgtgtgttttctcatctttaaaacaaggaCATTGACCTTTTCTTAAATTGTCGAGATGGGCTGGGGGtacagggagagaaaataaatgtttgttcattgaaaaataaaataaaattagaaaaatggaaaaaacaggaggtagaactagatgatctctgaggtcccttctaactcaaaatctatgatcctattacaTGAGCCTATGAACTCACATTTATACAACAAGCTCTATGGAGTACTCACAACTATATGAGGTATGCAGGCTAAGAATGATAGCCCCACTGAAATCCATCTCTAATGTTTCACCATACTCTAAATAGAGGTGATTCTTCATCCCCATGGACCATAAGCATCAGCAGTCCTGGCTAAGCTAGAAAGGTCCAGGGCTGAACTCTAGGTCCTAAGGACCCTAGCCAGGTTCATAAAAGCTCATTGCCAGgctggaagaagagggaaggaggggagattTCTCAGCCACAGCAATTCTAAAAACCATGGTCCCAACCCAAAAAAGAGTTATAATCTGTACTAGTAGAGGGGATACCCACACcaccagaatcacagaatccttGCAGAACATAATGAGGTGTGGCATTCATACACTAAGAAAGAGTACACATTCTATATCTtggtataaattaaaaaaaaaccttaacatgCTAATGTTAATGTTAgggagggaaatggagagaaaaggaagatttaaaaattgatataataTATCTTAAAAGAAGCTCGTGATGTAGTAAAAAGAGTATTAGACATGGAGTTGAAAAAGCCCTGGGTTCCAATCAGCTCTAACACTAACTAGCTATACAGCAGGACCTCATTTTACCTAACTCAACACATGCAAATTCAAGTACACATGATTGGCAAtcaaaaacaataaagcagaaaaacatgtaaaaaaattaatgatgtgCTATATCTGCATCATTTTCCCAAGTGGCGTAATGTCTCTCAGCAGTGTGCCCAATCACACTCATTCTTACTCAGAGAAGCATTAGTGTGACTCATTATGCTGTTTTGCACCAAATTTTAGCTCCCTCACATCTGTTTTTGTCTGGAGTTTTTGCTTGTAATAAATCTTGTCTCTATCAGAGCagtgtttctctttgtttcattaatggtgtttagttattaataatggccccagaATACAAGAGTAATGATGCCGGTAGCCCCAATAAACCTAAGAAAAGTCACCAAGTGCCAAGGtatattcatataagaaatatttcttaaataatggggtttgctATTATATGTGATTTTCAGCTCATATAAAGGTGTTGGTCacgtaaaatgaggtcctactggaACACTCTTAGTCCTGTCATCTCTTTGAATtgtaatttcctcatctagagaaCGGTGATTCTTAGTTGTACAACCTTCTTCATAAGGGTAtcatgaggaaaatgctttgcaaaccataaagtgctcTACAGACCCCATACCACACCTGTAATGTCCATAACACCCAGGGGTGGGCTACTCTGAGAAAAGGTGGAGAGTTCCCATTCCAAAGAATGGGAAACAACAAGCCCCCAGACCCTCAATAAATATGTGAATCCTGATCCACACAGGTAGCACTGTTCCATCAGCTCTTGGGCTACCCCACAATGGGATGGAGGTGGGAGGGCTACTCCACACTTGAAGAGGTGCTATTCCATCAGCATCAAAGCTGCTATTCCATCAGCTCAGGCGCCACTCCATCACCCCTTGGGCTATTCCAGGAGCTCCAGGGCTAACCCATCAGCCACAAGGCTATCCAATTCCATTCACTATTAGACTACTATACTATTTTAAAAaccacttcttcaaataaaattcttttcttctggacTGAAGGGAGTTTgagcctcccattcttggggtgagatCCTTCTACAGATTTGGATGTGTCTCCCACAACAGATCTGTTTGGTATAGACAGGGTCCTGGGGGCTGAGTCATCAGGGTAACTGGATTAAACCATTTCAGATCAAAATAACCCTTCTTACTGTTTTCCCTATCTGGAACCGGGCCTGAGCTGCCCTCCCAAGGAAAAATtcaataacttatttttaaaacaaggcCCCAAAGTTTAATTAGTTGGTTGTCATAGGGGGCCATAACTTCAGGGAATTTAAAAAAGAGTTCCTCGGTCCCTTTCCTGGATGGTGACCAGCAGCTCAGAAGTCATGAGGACAGTGTATAAGTCCTCCCTTAGACTTGGCTTATGCTGAGCCATATCTACCACTTATCTATTGGCCCAGACACCATTTTGAGGCCTTTCTTTCTGATCATTGTCAAGTCACTCCTCTTGCATTCTGGCCATCCTCCTCAGCCCCTTCCCTCCAAATCCTAGACTTTGCCCTTGGAACCTTCACTTTGATAGATGAGCCTTATCCTCTCCATTACCATTCTCAAACAGATCACTTCCACACCATGCCAGCGTGCAGgtatttctccttccctccacctctCACCCCCAGCTTAGGTCATGAGCATTCAGATGGATCTGCCAGTCTCTTATGGTCTATACCAGCATTCATCTTCTTGAActcattcttcccttctttctgctttctccagatcatttacaATTATGCTAAATGGAACACTGCTATTTATCCTTGGCTAAACAGACAAGTACTCCTTTAGCAtgctgttttctctttctcttttttaaattaagtttaatttatttttttgttatatttttatttccaagctctctctctctctctctctctctctcccctttctcacCCTGCACTAGAGGCCATCATTTGATAAAGATATAGACGTGTGTATCTATTAATCTATCTATGTAAAACCATGTAATGATATTTATCAGTTCCTTTTCTGGAGGTGagcattcatgtttttttcttcaaacaatattgctgttgctgcaTGCAAcactctcttggttctgctcacttctcccttcattatttcatgtctttccatgtttttctaaaatcagcctgttcatcattttttatagcatattTCCTCTTTCTCAGTCACTAGAAAGGAGGTTTGTTTTTAATGAGATGGGAAGAAGGCTAGTTCCATTCCTCAAATTATAATGTATGAACTCTGCAATATAGTGCAAAGGATTCTGAGTTTacaggtctgggttcaaatcccaactctgccacttattatctgTATGGCTTTGGGTGCTTAAACTCTCTGCAAATGCATAATGAGAGTGCTGTACTGGAtgtcctctaaggtcctttcaagcTCTAAAACTTTGATTCTATAAGGTATGGTTGCCTGCTCTCCTTATTCGCAGTCAGTCCTGACAATATCCTTACCTGAGGATCATGGGTCCACAATAAGAAGGGTGAATTTTGGTGCAGGCATCCTCCAACTGAAGCCGCTCCCCAGGGCTAAGGTCATAGGCATTCTTGGGTGGACTCGCCAGCCAGCTATAGTCAACGCCAGTTCGAATCTTCCGgtattccttctccctttcccgaTGCTGTTTCTCAGCTTCCTTTATCTGCCAAGCCAGCTCCATCATCAGAGTCTCAAGCACCATTTCTGCTGGACTTCTGGGAGACAGCTTGTGAGGGGTCTCACTCCACCGGAACCATGGAACCAGGGACATGGCCTCTGTGTTGCTAGATGTTTAGGGACAAAGACAAGGAATAGAAGAGCAACCAAGTCAGAAGGTGAGATACTCAGCCATGTGGTGCTAATTTGTTATGGTACATAGTTGGTTAGGGAAGTGCTGCCCAGGCTCTTGATTATAGACTTCCAGAAGTTAAAAACATTTAATTGTGCAAAattaggcaggtaggtggttcagtagatagaatcctggacttggagtcagggagacctaaattcaaatgtgacctcaaacattttttatttgtgtgacctttggactcatctgcctcagtttcctcatcattaaaatggattttttttttacactagAGACTTTAGAGACTTTGCCATTTGGAATAAGGTAATTTAGTTCAACTAAGGGAGAATCCTAGGTCTCACCTAAGGGGAAACCCCTTAAAGTCTCTAGAGTAACAAGTTGGGGATTGAAGCATGATAGAAATGCTGCCTCTTCTTGTGTCTTCCCAGAGTCATTTCCTTCAGCAACCTAAAATAGAGTTGGcttcttccatcttccatcttgAAGGTGGGGCCCAGAAGTGCCCCCAAAAGATTTGATACTTGAAGAAGTTCTCCAGAGAATGAAGCTCTCCTACTCTCACCAATTCCATGCAACTCCTCCTGCAAAGGCAAAAGATTGatctccaccaataaggagagTGTCTTATATCAATGGGCTCTGGGACTGGggttacatttatttataaattatttacatGTACTATTGTCCTAATAATTGTGTAACCCTGCATCAGATTTGTTATGGAGATAGAGATGCATTCCCCAAATCTACCAGCCATTGATGCCATGGACTGGAGAATCTGGGGGTGTTCACAgaaaattctaagagaaaagaagaaaccaGGTCAGAAGACCGAATTTGGAGTGTTGTCCTACGACATGGCACTATGTGGActtttcccagagactagcactTTGCTGGCCCCTGATTGGAGCTCCTCTCAACTTCCCtacagaaaaatcagagaagcaGCTGAAGCTACTGCTGTGCAGGCTCTACTGCCTGCTGTCAATAGTAATGTAGTTGGGCTCCTTGCTTGACCAGAGATGGCCAGATCCCTGTGTAACTTGCAAGACTATACCCTAGAGCAGCAAGTGTGAGAGGGCTCCTCCAAGAGAGCCCCAAAGTGGACAGAAAGTCCTAGAGTTGAGACCTTGGAAGCCCTAAGGTTTGAGGAGTGGTTGTGACTAGTGGTATTTAGAACTCAGaccagcactttttttttttggtttttgttttccctctttaTGCTCGATGTTAGCCTCTACAAGAAGTTTTAGGTATTTACTAGGCTGGCAGCCAAGCCTGTGGCATGATATATGGAAGGAGGCATGATTCCCAGTGCTCAGGAGAATATTCCTTCTACCTGCAAAAGATAGTTGGTACCAGAGCTTCTTGGGAGAGAGTCTGAAGAACttcaggagagagacaaagaaagagtagCTGTAGACAAGTAAGCGACACTAACTCTGATTCCCAGTTTGCCACCCCAAAGACTAGAGTGGACCATTGTGGGTGAGACTGGACTCTTCTTTTAAGCTGAGATCTCATCTCATTCCCAACTAAAGATTTCATTTAGTCTTGTATTGATATATTCCAATCTGTATCTATTccctgatttttttctgtttgcttagTAAATGGGATTATTCACTATTTGCTATTATGGGTCATTTGTGCAACTAGAATTTTGTGGGAAGTTGATAAAGAGGTGAAAATcatttaggaaagtcacttaacctcatctccctcagtttcttcatctgtaaaatggggataataataacatctacctcctgGGGTTCTGAGGATGAAAGAGATATTCTTTGTAAATTACCTGGAACatagcaataagcatttattcagcttAGTAAAAAATTTGagcatttaattaataaatatttattaagtacctactatgataTATGCTAATATATGTGTACCAGTATGATAGTGCTGCCTACTATGATTACCTTCTTAAAATTGACCAGGGAAATGATTTTCCTTCTGAACCTCTAAACATCATACCAGCTATATTTGACAGGGGCAAGTAGACACCATTCTAGTCCAATATCCTTCTCAGAGACTGGATGAAAAGAGCTCGTGACCTTGAGGTGCTTGCTTCTGATACCTTCctgcctttcctccctttcccctggcttccttcctcttctcagaGGGAAACAGATTCCAGAAACATCTATCCAGGACATCCATGGACCTTATCTATATTTTTAGACACTCAATGTGGCTATAACGTGTTACCTGGAGACCCATAGAAGATATATATGTGGAAGGTCAGTTTGGAGGAAACCTTTAGTGAGGCAGCTGAGAAGTAATTTTCTCTGCAGGAAATCACAAATCTATTGCTGCTACTCTATTCTCACATTCTTTAGCTAGCTGAAGGCGACAAGAGGGAGGAAGTCTATGATCTTTGATCTTTGATTCTGAGTTCTAGGCAGAGGGAGATTTCTAAACTGACTGGTTATATTTCATCCTCAGaagcctgggaggtagatgttattatcatccccattttacagatgacaaaactgaaagAGATGAAGTTAAGTCCCCCTAGAGGACAGAAGGGAAGCCCCTTGGAGCAAACATAAGCCTGCTAGAGAAGAGGACTAGAAGAGCAGCTCTAGCATTTTCGTAATGTCTAGAGGCAGAGAGGTAGgaccatagtgcacagagtgctgggcttgCAGCCAGGAAGACAATggttcctgagcaagtcatttaacttctatctgcctcaattatagtttcttcaactgaaaccgaatttcctcaactgtaaaatagggattttaatagcacctacctttcacaGCTGTTGTGagtatgaaatgaaataatatctgtaaggCACctagtggatgcttaataagtgcttatttccttcctttacagtatatatttcttatatctgCTTTAAAGTAGGCGAATATCTGCAGAATGAAGGACTCCCCCTCTCTTAAAACCTATATCATCAATTgttttcagactctttgtgaccccatttggggttttcttggcaaagataccgtaGTAGTTGG
The window above is part of the Gracilinanus agilis isolate LMUSP501 chromosome 4, AgileGrace, whole genome shotgun sequence genome. Proteins encoded here:
- the RD3 gene encoding protein RD3, giving the protein MSLVPWFRWSETPHKLSPRSPAEMVLETLMMELAWQIKEAEKQHREREKEYRKIRTGVDYSWLASPPKNAYDLSPGERLQLEDACTKIHPSYCGPMILRFRQLIAEYDPEVHEVSQLFRSVLQEVLEKMKEEEAVRKLTKQWNTRPRGTLSLTTFRTRSRIFPFASDIRTISEDVERDIHPTPRVWSMPEFQMHKDQ